Proteins from a single region of Bos javanicus breed banteng chromosome 7, ARS-OSU_banteng_1.0, whole genome shotgun sequence:
- the LOC133251379 gene encoding protocadherin beta-10-like has protein sequence MEARRFPCSRQRQVLFLFLFGGVSLAGSGFGRYSVTEETERGSFVVNIAKDLGLGDKELLARGARVVSDDNKQHLLLDSQTGDLLTNEKLDREKLCGSREPCVLYFQILMDNPFQIYRIELRVRDINDHSPVFRDKETVLKILENTAEGTSFQLERAQDSDGGLNGIQNYTINPNSFFHIKISGSDEGIIYPELVLDRTLDREKQQEFSLTLTALDGGLPPRSGATNIHIVILDVNDNAPQFSQAIYVTQTPEDSPVGSFIAKVSAEDADSGIYADISYSFFDASEDILTTFHINPFSGEIILRLLLDYELVKSYKINIQAIDGGGLSSKCTVLVEVLDTNDNAPELIISSLSNHVVENSPETALAVFRIKDRDSGENGKTVCFIPDHLPFLLKPSVENFYILMTEGALDRESQAEYNITITVTDMGTPRLKTEHNITVLVSDVNDNAPTFTQTSYTLWVRENNSPALHIGSVSATDTDAGANAQVTYSLLPPPDPLVPLASLVSINPDNGHLFALTSLDYEALRAFEFRVGATDRGSPALSSQALVRVLVADANDNAPFVLYPLQNASAPCTELVPRAAEPGYLVTKVVAVDGDAGQNAWLSYQLLKATEPGLFGVWAHNGEVRTARLLSERDAPKQRLVVLVKDNGEPPLSASVTLHVLLVDGFSQPYLPAPEAEAAAAAPADPLTAYLVVALASVSSLFLFSVLVFVAVRLCRRAGATSAGRCPVAEGHFPGHLVDVSGTGTLSQSYQYEVCLTGGTGTNEFKFLKTILPTVQAQDPGRNSDENPTFRNSLGFNFQ, from the coding sequence ATGGAGGCTAGACGATTTCCCTGCTCAAGACAAAGGCAAgtcctgtttctttttctgtttggggGAGTATCCTTGGCAGGCTCTGGGTTTGGACGTTACTCGgtgacagaggaaacagagagaggATCCTTTGTAGTCAATATAGCTAAGGATCTGGGGCTGGGGGACAAGGAGTTGCTTGCAAGGGGAGCGCGGGTGGTCTCTGATGATAATAAACAACACTTGCTCCTGGACTCTCAAACTGGGGATTTGCTTACAAATGAAAAACTGGACCGGGAGAAGCTGTGTGGCTCCAGAGAACCCTGTGTgctgtattttcaaattttaatggaTAATCCCTTTCAGATTTACCGGATTGAGCTGAGGGTGAGGGACATAAATGATCATTCACCAGTTTTTCGAGACAAAGAGACAgtcttaaaaatattagaaaatacagCTGAAGGGACCTCATTTCAACTAGAAAGAGCACAAGATTCAGATGGAGGACTTAATGGTATCCAAAACTATACTATCAACCCCAACTCTTTTTTCCATATTAAAATTAGTGGCAGTGATGAAGGCATAATATATCCAGAGCTAGTACTGGACAGGACGCTGGATCGGGAGAAACAGCAAGAGTTCAGCTTAACACTCACAGCGCTGGATGGTGGGTTGCCACCCAGGTCTGGAGCCACTAATATACACATTGTGATCCTGGATGTCAATGACAATGCCCCTCAGTTTTCTCAGGCAATCTATGTGACCCAGACTCCGGAGGACAGCCCAGTAGGGTCCTTTATTGCTAAAGTCTCTGCAGAAGATGCAGACTCTGGAATCTATGCAGACATATCCTATTCATTTTTTGATGCTTCTGAAGATATTCTAACAACCTTTCATATCAATCCTTTTTCTGGAGAAATCATACTCAGACTGTTGCTTGATTATGAGCTAGTAAAgtcttacaaaataaatatacaggCAATCGATGGTGGGggcctttcttcaaaatgcacAGTTTTGGTCGAGGTATTAGACACCAACGACAATGCCCCTGAACTGATCATATCATCACTTTCCAACCATGTTGTGGAGAACTCTCCTGAGACAGCATTGGCTGTTTTTAGGATTAAAGACAGAGACtctggagaaaatggaaagacAGTGTGCTTCATCCCAGACCATCTGCCGTTTCTTCTGAAACCCTCTGTGGAGAATTTTTACATCCTAATGACAGAAGGGGCACTGGACAGAGAAAGCCAAGCGGAGTACAACATCACTATCACGGTCACTGACATGGGAACCCCAAGACTGAAAACCGAGCACAACATAACCGTGCTGGTGTCCGACGTCAACGACAACGCCCCCACCTTCACCCAGACCTCCTACACCCTGTGGGTCCGCGAGAACAACAGCCCCGCCCTGCACATCGGCAGCGTCAGCGCCACAGACACAGACGCGGGCGCCAACGCCCAGGTCACCTACTCGCTGCTGCCGCCCCCCGACCCGCTCGTGCCCCTCGCCTCCCTCGTGTCCATCAACCCCGACAACGGCCACCTCTTCGCCCTCACGTCCCTGGACTACGAGGCCCTAAGAGCCTTCGAGTTCCGCGTGGGCGCCACCGACCGCGGCTCGCCCGCGCTCAGCAGCCAGGCGCTGGTGCGCGTGCTCGTGGCGGACGCCAACGACAACGCGCCCTTCGTGCTCTACCCGCTGCAGAACGCCTCGGCGCCCTGCACCGAGCTGGTGCCCAGGGCGGCCGAGCCGGGCTACCTGGTGACCAAGGTGGTGGCGGTGGACGGCGACGCGGGCCAGAACGCCTGGCTGTCGTACCAGCTGCTCAAGGCCACGGAGCCCGGGCTGTTCGGCGTGTGGGCGCACAACGGCGAGGTGCGCACGGCGCGGCTGCTGAGCGAGCGCGACGCGCCCAAGCAGCGGCTGGTGGTGCTGGTCAAGGACAACGGCGAGCCGCCGCTGTCGGCCAGCGTCACGCTGCACGTGCTGCTGGTGGACGGCTTCTCGCAGCCCTACCTGCCGGCCCCGGAAGCGGAAGCGGCGGCCGCGGCGCCGGCCGACCCGCTCACCGCCTACCTGGTGGTGGCCTTGGCGTCGGTGTCGTCGCTCTTTCTCTTCTCGGTGCTGGTGTTCGTGGCGGTGCGGCTGTGCAGGAGGGCTGGGGCGACCTCGGCGGGTCGCTGCCCGGTGGCCGAGGGCCACTTCCCAGGCCACCTGGTGGACGTCAGCGGCACGGGGACCCTGTCCCAAAGCTACCAGTATGAGGTGTGCCTGACGGGAGGTACTGGGACGAATGAGTTCAAATTCTTGAAGACGATTCTCCCCACTGTTCAGGCACAAGATCCTGGGAGAAATAGTGACGAAAATCCCACATTTCGAAATAGCCTTGGATTTAATTTTCAGTAA